One window from the genome of Cryobacterium sp. GrIS_2_6 encodes:
- the aceE gene encoding pyruvate dehydrogenase (acetyl-transferring), homodimeric type translates to MTVNDQDPYSVNSTDADPEETKEWSESLDALVAAQGHERGREIMLSLLKRSKELHLGVPMVPTTDYINTIAAGNEPDFPGDEDIERRYRAWIRWNAAVLVHRAQRPGISVGGHISTYASSAALYEVGFNHFFRGQDHPGGGDQIFIQGHASPGTYARAFLEGRLSANQLDGFRQEKSHAPQGLSSYPHPRLMPEFWQFPTVSMGLGPINAIYQAQTNRYLTNRGIKDASDQQVWAFLGDGEMDEVESRGQLQVAANEGLDNLNFIINCNLQRLDGPVRGNGKIIQELESFFRGAGWNVIKVVWGREWDDLLSRDVDGALLNLMNVTPDGDYQTYKAESGAYVRENFFGRDPRALKLVEGYTDDEIWNLKRGGHDYRKVYAAFKAASEHKGQPTVILAKTVKGYALGPSFEGRNATHQMKKFTLENLKTFRDSTHMPITDAQLEENPYLPPYYRPDENDEAIQYLHERRRALGGYVPERRSKYTQVNLPQDSTYAPTLKGSGTQEIATTMAFVRLLKELLRAKDFGNRIVPIIPDEARTFGIDAFFPNAKIYNPNGQQYTSVDHAQLLAYKESPQGQILHVGINEAGAMAAFTNVGTSYATQGEPLIPIYVFYSMFGFQRTGDAMWAAGDQMARGFMIGATAGRTTLTGEGLQHADGHSPLLASTNPAVVSYDPAYGYEIAHIVRSGLERMYGGLHDDPNVMYYITVYNEPAVQPAEPDEVDVDGIVHGIHRINHSQITGPKAQLLASGVAVPWALEAQALLASDWGVSADVWSVTSWAELRRDGMRAEEHNFLNPDQGPQVPYVTKKLAGAAGPFIAVSDFMHAVPDQIRQFIPGDFATLGADGFGFSDTRPAARRFFKIDGPSMVVRTLEMLARRGEIDRAVVGQAIEKYQLHDVTAGTTGSAGGES, encoded by the coding sequence GTGACTGTCAACGACCAGGACCCATACTCGGTGAACAGCACGGATGCGGATCCGGAAGAGACGAAAGAGTGGTCCGAATCTCTGGACGCACTCGTGGCCGCCCAGGGACACGAACGCGGCCGCGAGATCATGCTGAGCCTGCTCAAACGATCCAAGGAACTGCACCTGGGCGTCCCCATGGTGCCCACCACCGACTACATCAACACGATCGCGGCCGGAAACGAGCCGGACTTCCCCGGCGACGAAGACATCGAGCGCCGCTACCGCGCGTGGATCCGCTGGAACGCAGCCGTGCTCGTGCACCGCGCACAGCGACCCGGGATCTCCGTCGGCGGACACATCTCGACATACGCCTCTTCCGCCGCCCTTTACGAGGTCGGCTTCAACCACTTCTTCCGCGGCCAGGACCACCCGGGCGGCGGAGACCAGATCTTCATCCAGGGCCACGCCTCCCCCGGCACCTACGCCCGGGCATTCCTCGAGGGCCGCCTGAGCGCGAACCAGCTCGACGGCTTCCGCCAGGAGAAGTCGCACGCGCCGCAGGGATTGTCGTCCTACCCGCACCCGCGCCTGATGCCGGAGTTCTGGCAGTTCCCGACCGTGTCGATGGGCCTCGGCCCGATCAACGCCATCTACCAGGCGCAGACCAACCGGTACCTCACCAACCGCGGAATCAAGGACGCCAGCGACCAGCAGGTCTGGGCGTTCCTCGGCGACGGTGAGATGGACGAGGTCGAAAGCCGCGGCCAGCTCCAGGTCGCCGCGAACGAGGGTCTCGACAACCTCAACTTCATCATCAACTGCAACCTGCAGCGCCTCGACGGACCGGTCCGCGGAAACGGAAAGATCATCCAGGAGCTCGAGAGCTTCTTCCGCGGTGCCGGCTGGAACGTCATCAAGGTCGTCTGGGGCCGCGAGTGGGACGACCTCCTGTCCCGCGACGTCGACGGCGCCCTGCTCAACCTGATGAACGTCACCCCCGACGGCGATTACCAGACGTACAAGGCCGAGAGCGGCGCATACGTGCGCGAGAACTTCTTCGGCCGCGACCCGCGCGCCCTGAAGCTCGTCGAGGGCTACACCGACGATGAGATCTGGAACCTCAAGCGTGGCGGCCACGACTACCGCAAGGTCTACGCAGCGTTCAAGGCCGCGTCAGAGCACAAGGGCCAGCCGACCGTCATCCTCGCGAAGACCGTCAAGGGCTACGCCCTCGGCCCGAGCTTCGAAGGTCGCAACGCGACCCACCAGATGAAGAAGTTCACCCTCGAGAACCTGAAGACCTTCCGTGACAGCACCCACATGCCGATCACGGATGCCCAGCTCGAGGAGAACCCCTACCTGCCCCCGTACTACCGTCCGGACGAGAACGACGAGGCGATCCAGTACCTGCACGAGCGCCGCCGCGCTCTCGGCGGCTATGTGCCGGAACGCCGGAGCAAGTACACCCAGGTCAACCTTCCGCAGGACTCGACGTATGCGCCTACCCTGAAGGGCTCCGGCACCCAGGAGATCGCCACGACGATGGCGTTCGTCCGTTTGCTCAAGGAGCTCTTGCGAGCCAAGGACTTCGGCAACCGCATCGTCCCGATCATCCCCGACGAGGCCCGCACCTTCGGAATCGACGCGTTCTTCCCGAACGCCAAGATTTACAACCCGAACGGCCAGCAGTACACGTCCGTCGACCACGCCCAGCTGCTCGCGTACAAGGAGAGCCCGCAGGGCCAGATCCTGCACGTCGGCATCAACGAGGCCGGTGCGATGGCCGCGTTCACGAACGTCGGAACCTCTTACGCCACCCAGGGCGAGCCGCTCATCCCGATCTACGTGTTCTACTCGATGTTCGGATTCCAGCGCACCGGCGACGCCATGTGGGCCGCCGGGGACCAGATGGCCCGCGGCTTCATGATCGGAGCCACCGCGGGTCGCACCACCCTGACCGGTGAGGGACTGCAGCACGCCGACGGCCACTCGCCGCTCCTCGCATCCACCAACCCCGCCGTCGTGTCATACGACCCGGCGTACGGCTACGAGATCGCGCACATCGTGCGTTCCGGTCTCGAGCGGATGTACGGCGGCCTGCACGACGACCCGAACGTCATGTACTACATCACCGTGTACAACGAGCCGGCCGTGCAGCCGGCCGAGCCCGACGAGGTCGACGTCGACGGCATCGTGCACGGCATCCACCGGATCAACCACTCCCAGATCACCGGACCGAAGGCGCAGCTCCTGGCCTCCGGTGTCGCCGTGCCGTGGGCGCTCGAGGCGCAAGCCCTGCTCGCCTCCGACTGGGGAGTCTCGGCCGATGTCTGGTCCGTCACGTCATGGGCCGAACTGCGCCGCGACGGCATGCGTGCGGAGGAGCATAACTTCCTCAACCCCGACCAGGGCCCGCAGGTGCCGTACGTCACGAAGAAGCTCGCCGGAGCGGCCGGCCCGTTCATCGCGGTCAGCGACTTCATGCACGCCGTGCCCGACCAGATCCGCCAGTTCATCCCCGGCGATTTCGCCACCCTCGGCGCGGACGGCTTCGGCTTCTCGGACACCCGCCCTGCCGCCCGTCGGTTCTTCAAGATCGACGGACCGTCCATGGTCGTCCGAACCCTCGAGATGCTCGCCCGTCGCGGCGAGATCGACAGGGCGGTGGTCGGGCAGGCCATCGAGAAGTACCAGCTGCACGACGTGACCGCTGGCACAACGGGTTCCGCCGGGGGCGAGAGCTAA
- a CDS encoding DUF427 domain-containing protein: MTSAHRDRVVPGPGQESVWDYPRPPRVEPVSEEVVIRFGGLEIARTENAVRVLETSHPPAYYLPRDAFVPGSLVPADGRSVCEYKGTASYLTVVSGTARAVGAAWTYPEPERGFEALAGRIALYPGRMDLCTVDGEVVHAQAGSFYGGWITSRVVGPFKGEPGTLGW, translated from the coding sequence ATGACATCCGCACACAGAGACAGGGTCGTCCCGGGTCCCGGCCAGGAATCGGTGTGGGACTACCCGCGCCCGCCCAGGGTCGAGCCCGTCTCCGAGGAAGTGGTGATCCGCTTCGGTGGGCTCGAGATCGCGCGCACCGAAAACGCGGTTCGCGTGCTCGAGACGAGCCACCCGCCGGCGTATTACCTTCCCCGCGACGCCTTCGTCCCCGGCTCTCTCGTGCCGGCGGACGGCCGATCGGTGTGCGAATACAAGGGAACCGCGTCATACCTGACCGTCGTTTCGGGTACTGCTCGTGCCGTCGGCGCAGCCTGGACCTACCCTGAGCCCGAGCGTGGGTTCGAAGCACTCGCGGGCCGGATCGCACTCTATCCGGGGCGGATGGATCTCTGCACTGTCGACGGAGAAGTCGTCCACGCGCAGGCCGGATCCTTCTATGGCGGTTGGATCACCTCGCGGGTCGTCGGGCCGTTCAAGGGGGAGCCGGGCACCCTCGGCTGGTAG
- a CDS encoding Nif3-like dinuclear metal center hexameric protein — translation MSYSLAEITRTVHELWPLSGAETWDAPGLVSGAPSNLVDSVLLAIDAVSATVDEAIEVGADLLLVHHPLLLRGVTSVAEDRYKGALLARLIRSRCALLAAHTNADVVVDGVSDVLASRLGLVDAQPITAGTVPGTGIGRVGLLGTPTTLGQLARRLATILPATASGIRVSGEYAAPVRSVALCGGAGDSLLRVPAVLAADVYITADLRHHPASEAREQALLEGNTPALIDVSHWASEWLWLDTAAGALRNAFPGLRVDVSDLRTDPWDFVIVQ, via the coding sequence GTGTCCTATTCGCTCGCAGAGATCACCCGGACCGTCCACGAGCTCTGGCCGTTGTCGGGTGCGGAGACGTGGGATGCACCCGGACTCGTGAGCGGCGCCCCGTCGAACCTGGTCGATTCCGTCCTCCTCGCGATCGACGCCGTCTCCGCGACCGTCGATGAGGCGATCGAGGTCGGTGCCGACCTTCTCCTCGTCCACCATCCGCTCCTTCTTCGCGGAGTCACGTCCGTCGCGGAGGACCGGTACAAGGGTGCCCTCCTGGCCAGGCTGATCCGGTCGCGCTGCGCACTCCTAGCCGCACACACGAACGCGGACGTCGTCGTCGATGGTGTCTCCGACGTCCTCGCGTCGCGACTCGGACTCGTGGACGCCCAGCCGATCACCGCGGGGACCGTGCCAGGGACCGGTATCGGGCGGGTCGGGCTGCTCGGGACTCCGACCACACTCGGCCAACTCGCCCGGCGCCTCGCGACGATCCTGCCCGCGACAGCGTCCGGGATCCGAGTCTCGGGGGAGTACGCCGCACCGGTTCGCTCTGTCGCGCTGTGCGGCGGAGCGGGTGACTCCCTGCTCAGGGTTCCTGCCGTGCTGGCCGCGGATGTCTACATCACCGCCGACCTCCGTCATCACCCGGCCTCCGAGGCCAGGGAACAGGCGCTGCTCGAGGGAAACACACCGGCGCTGATCGACGTGTCACACTGGGCGAGCGAGTGGTTGTGGCTTGACACCGCCGCCGGCGCGTTGCGGAACGCTTTTCCGGGACTACGGGTGGACGTGAGCGATCTGCGCACGGACCCGTGGGACTTCGTCATCGTGCAGTAG
- a CDS encoding peroxiredoxin, with the protein MALENDTQAPDFELVNQYGEHIQLSQYRGDKSVALVFFPLAFSGICSGELCTLRDNLSLFENSGVELLGISVDSRHALRAWGEQENYGFNLLADFWPHGAVAKEYGVFLEEKGFSNRATFLIDPDGIIRASFITAPGEARSLEAYRAAIGELQPA; encoded by the coding sequence ATGGCTCTGGAGAATGACACCCAGGCACCCGACTTCGAATTGGTCAACCAGTACGGCGAGCACATCCAGCTCAGCCAGTATCGCGGTGACAAGTCGGTGGCGTTGGTGTTCTTCCCTCTCGCGTTCTCAGGAATCTGCAGTGGCGAGTTGTGCACCCTGCGCGACAACCTGAGCCTGTTCGAGAACAGTGGTGTTGAACTCCTGGGTATTTCGGTGGATTCCCGGCACGCGCTGCGCGCCTGGGGAGAGCAGGAGAACTACGGATTCAACCTCCTCGCCGACTTCTGGCCGCATGGAGCCGTCGCCAAGGAATACGGCGTCTTCCTCGAGGAGAAGGGTTTCTCGAACCGCGCAACCTTCCTGATCGACCCGGACGGCATCATCCGTGCGAGCTTCATCACGGCTCCGGGCGAGGCGCGTTCGCTCGAGGCCTACCGTGCCGCGATCGGCGAACTCCAGCCCGCGTGA
- a CDS encoding C4-type zinc ribbon domain-containing protein, whose protein sequence is MKASPIEQKELLRLQALDIRLQQVDHQTRALAQHVELTALAGTADKTRMNLTTLHGEVEDVRLELNRIESDVEVVEKRIKRDDERLQTTSSVKDVQALDTELAALRKRLLALEEIEIAVMERLEERESAVAVVEAERDALAARVEETEISRDADLATLYRQLEELRRDRAVIAGTIAPDLASLYEKLFVSGHGNAAALLRQRTCSGCTITLTGSDLESVRSSAADEVLFCPDCGAILVRTEESGI, encoded by the coding sequence GTGAAGGCATCCCCCATCGAGCAGAAGGAACTGCTCCGGCTCCAGGCTCTCGACATCAGGCTCCAGCAGGTCGACCACCAGACCAGGGCGCTCGCCCAGCACGTCGAACTCACCGCACTCGCCGGAACCGCGGACAAGACCCGGATGAACCTCACGACTCTCCACGGAGAAGTCGAGGACGTTCGTCTCGAACTGAACCGGATCGAGTCCGACGTCGAGGTCGTCGAGAAGCGCATCAAGCGCGACGACGAACGCCTGCAGACGACGAGTTCGGTCAAGGACGTCCAGGCGCTCGACACCGAACTCGCCGCACTCCGCAAACGGCTGCTCGCCCTCGAAGAGATCGAGATCGCCGTGATGGAGCGCCTCGAGGAACGTGAATCGGCTGTTGCGGTCGTCGAAGCCGAACGGGACGCGCTGGCCGCCCGAGTCGAGGAGACCGAGATCTCACGCGACGCCGACCTCGCCACCCTGTACCGCCAGCTCGAGGAACTCCGCCGCGACCGTGCCGTGATCGCAGGTACGATCGCGCCGGATCTCGCGAGCCTCTACGAGAAGCTCTTCGTGAGCGGCCACGGGAACGCTGCCGCGCTGTTGCGCCAGCGCACCTGCAGCGGATGCACCATCACCCTCACCGGAAGCGACCTCGAGTCCGTGCGGTCGTCTGCGGCCGACGAGGTGCTGTTCTGCCCGGATTGTGGTGCGATCCTGGTGCGGACGGAGGAGTCCGGAATCTGA
- a CDS encoding CdaR family transcriptional regulator, with protein sequence MAPAPKTKEQTLAWLRTISGELSTATLKRLEDTLPWYGDMPPGRRSSVGLVAQAGITSFIAWFDDPKSTPWIAADVFGAAPRELLRSVSLQQTLQLIRVSVEVVEERVKDGGEILREAILLYSREIAFGAADVYARAAEARGLWDVRLEALVVDSILSGEYDDELPSRIAALGWHGHGEVCVLVGTTPKMLDVDQLRRSARHMAADVLIGVQGNRLVLVIGRAHPASADSEDTVGTASALTFMEIAVQLEPSFGAGHLVLGHEVPNLVDASKSAKAALAGFAVARSWRNAPRPVQADDLLPERALAGDPLARATLIHRIYRPLQAHSTELLTTLWCYLDNGRSLEATARELFVHPNTVRYRLKRVSEVIGYDATGAREALILQSALILGSISDHDGSTRRR encoded by the coding sequence GTGGCCCCGGCACCGAAGACGAAGGAGCAGACGCTCGCCTGGTTGCGCACCATCTCAGGGGAGCTGTCCACGGCGACCCTGAAACGACTCGAGGACACGCTGCCCTGGTACGGCGATATGCCGCCAGGACGGCGGTCCTCGGTCGGGCTGGTCGCCCAGGCGGGCATCACGTCCTTCATCGCGTGGTTCGACGACCCGAAATCCACTCCGTGGATCGCGGCGGACGTTTTCGGTGCCGCCCCGCGGGAGCTGTTGCGCTCGGTGAGCCTGCAGCAGACCCTCCAGCTCATCCGGGTCTCCGTCGAGGTCGTCGAGGAACGCGTCAAGGACGGCGGCGAGATCCTCCGCGAGGCGATCCTGCTCTACTCCCGCGAGATCGCCTTCGGGGCTGCGGATGTCTACGCGCGCGCCGCCGAGGCACGCGGGCTCTGGGACGTGCGGCTCGAGGCCCTCGTGGTCGACTCGATCCTCAGCGGCGAGTACGACGACGAACTGCCGAGCCGGATCGCCGCACTCGGCTGGCACGGCCACGGCGAGGTCTGCGTGCTCGTCGGCACCACCCCGAAGATGCTCGATGTCGACCAGCTGCGCCGCTCAGCGCGGCACATGGCCGCCGACGTGCTGATCGGGGTGCAGGGAAACCGGCTTGTTCTCGTGATCGGTCGCGCGCACCCCGCCTCAGCGGACTCCGAGGACACCGTAGGGACGGCATCCGCCCTGACGTTCATGGAGATCGCGGTGCAACTGGAACCGAGCTTCGGTGCAGGGCACCTCGTGCTCGGACACGAAGTGCCGAACCTCGTCGACGCCTCCAAGAGCGCGAAGGCGGCCCTGGCCGGCTTCGCCGTCGCCCGGTCGTGGCGGAACGCGCCGCGCCCTGTCCAGGCGGACGACCTGCTCCCGGAGCGTGCGCTCGCAGGCGACCCGCTCGCCCGCGCCACCCTCATCCACCGCATCTACCGGCCACTCCAGGCTCACTCGACCGAACTGCTCACGACGCTGTGGTGCTACCTCGACAACGGCCGCTCGCTCGAAGCGACAGCCAGGGAACTCTTTGTTCACCCCAACACCGTGCGCTACCGACTGAAGCGTGTCTCCGAGGTCATCGGCTACGACGCGACGGGCGCCCGTGAGGCGCTCATCCTGCAGTCCGCGCTCATCCTCGGCTCGATCAGCGACCATGACGGCTCCACCCGCCGACGCTGA
- a CDS encoding ANTAR domain-containing protein, producing the protein MPPEAVSDATELADIVARVVLRRALRDHVSVEHDPERLDAVGPNPAAPTQPEAEGFSRRVIHRATGMILVQLNLSATDAVLLLHGYAFSNGRSVLQTLVERCALLFGASAVGIILAAGHGRRSRGFEVVASTNERTRLVEILQLRAGAGPCVECMTTGAAVAIPELDVVAPKWPLVRAGALEQGFLSIARAQLQHALNSRVVIEQAKGVIAFMHDVDMNEAFTMLRHYARSHSRPLAEVSAAVVDRTLRL; encoded by the coding sequence TTGCCGCCGGAGGCCGTCTCCGACGCAACGGAACTCGCGGATATCGTCGCCCGAGTCGTGTTGCGCCGGGCGCTTCGAGACCACGTTTCCGTCGAACACGATCCGGAGCGACTGGATGCCGTCGGACCGAACCCTGCGGCTCCGACGCAACCGGAAGCCGAGGGATTCTCGCGCCGCGTGATCCACCGTGCCACGGGAATGATCCTCGTCCAGCTGAATCTTTCCGCCACGGATGCAGTGCTGCTCCTCCATGGTTACGCTTTCTCAAACGGACGATCGGTCCTGCAGACTCTCGTCGAGCGGTGCGCGCTCCTCTTTGGAGCGTCCGCGGTGGGGATCATCCTCGCCGCCGGTCACGGCCGCCGGTCACGGGGCTTCGAGGTCGTGGCCTCCACCAATGAGCGCACCCGGCTGGTCGAAATCCTCCAGCTGCGAGCGGGCGCCGGTCCCTGCGTCGAGTGCATGACGACCGGTGCCGCTGTCGCCATTCCCGAGCTCGACGTCGTCGCCCCGAAATGGCCTCTCGTCCGTGCGGGTGCACTCGAACAGGGATTCCTCTCGATCGCTCGCGCACAGCTCCAGCACGCGCTCAACAGCCGTGTCGTTATCGAACAGGCCAAGGGCGTCATCGCGTTCATGCACGACGTCGACATGAACGAGGCGTTCACGATGCTCCGTCACTACGCCAGGAGCCACAGCAGGCCGCTCGCCGAAGTGTCCGCGGCCGTGGTCGATCGCACCCTTCGCCTCTGA
- a CDS encoding universal stress protein translates to MKENVIVAIDGGPASAAALDWAITRAVDRSSAEPDAQPIELELTTVVDLGWSPHDVALSFQPVYERALAAATHEVERRAPGCRRTSYVRHGVPVDELVRASASADLMVIGSNKTGLLTGAVYGTLPLRLAAHARCPVVVVPATWRPRIGPVVVGFDDDPAGTEALDWAADEAVRLGRGLRIVHSWSIPMTVAIDIGATVPFEALGEANAEALAITAQRVRDARPGLDVVEILDTGPAAPVLVDASGEAELLVVGTHGRGSVGSLVLGSVSHDVLLNLPCPIAVIPHRIDGTSSGGQTGRRQ, encoded by the coding sequence ATGAAGGAGAACGTGATCGTTGCGATTGACGGCGGGCCGGCCAGTGCTGCAGCGCTCGATTGGGCGATCACCCGAGCGGTCGACCGCTCGTCAGCCGAACCGGACGCACAACCGATCGAGCTAGAACTCACGACCGTCGTCGACCTGGGTTGGTCGCCGCACGACGTCGCTCTCAGCTTCCAGCCCGTCTACGAACGCGCGCTGGCCGCGGCCACCCATGAGGTGGAACGCCGGGCTCCGGGGTGCCGCAGGACGAGCTACGTCCGACACGGTGTCCCCGTCGACGAGCTCGTCAGGGCATCCGCTTCGGCGGACCTGATGGTGATCGGCTCGAACAAGACCGGGCTTCTGACCGGGGCCGTCTACGGGACGCTCCCCCTCCGCCTCGCGGCGCACGCGCGCTGCCCGGTCGTCGTCGTTCCGGCGACGTGGCGACCGCGGATCGGCCCTGTCGTCGTCGGGTTCGACGACGACCCCGCCGGCACCGAAGCCCTCGACTGGGCTGCCGACGAAGCGGTCAGGCTCGGGCGCGGCCTCCGGATCGTGCACTCCTGGTCGATCCCGATGACGGTAGCGATCGACATCGGCGCGACGGTGCCCTTCGAAGCGCTCGGTGAAGCGAATGCCGAAGCGCTCGCGATCACGGCCCAACGGGTGCGGGACGCCCGTCCAGGACTCGACGTCGTCGAGATCCTCGACACCGGGCCGGCCGCCCCTGTTCTCGTCGATGCGTCCGGGGAGGCGGAACTGCTCGTGGTCGGCACGCACGGACGCGGCTCGGTCGGAAGCCTCGTCCTGGGCTCAGTGAGCCACGACGTGCTGCTCAACCTGCCCTGCCCGATCGCGGTCATTCCGCACCGAATCGACGGGACGTCGTCAGGCGGTCAGACGGGACGTCGTCAGTAG
- a CDS encoding cytosine permease has protein sequence MSDKYPRGQDGPVPPEPTSPADDAALTVESPAVIELGITPLDGSAPRTAATEIVGFGVDDDLPDDADDVPTGVAAPVASPRVSDDEIVLVDAALAEEPRLVIERYSQAPTPVVNRVGRGSRVFRLWFAVTASVVSVAVGARLAYLGLSIRQVVLVTVLGIVLSLIPLGLGTLAGRRNGQSMVMLSRATFGVIGNLVPTVFALLVRMAWGALLLAILGRAVTAATSPPTLARGTRDGSVPLPALAVLIVATVVALFGYALIRSVQAVLAVAGAALVIAVMVLSAGLVDVGSALTVPDGSGFTVFGGVTLVFAYLGLAWASSGADLARYQGRSGSGSNAVLWLLAGVGVPALVLACWGALLVSSQGQWGADLAVDPVGTLAALLPAGLEWPLLLLGTVTVLSALILTLYSGGLAAAALSSGLPRAAGVALTAMGAALLLLPSGGLGVRAAFLTMPLTLAIPVAAWSGLFSAETFVRANRYDTRSLLKRGGAYADVRWANLAAFVVFSVIGWGLLVPGEGLSAWQGYLFAPLGIDPVGEFAATNPGVLIVFALGLATPLLAGIPAIRRQENARTPASAG, from the coding sequence ATGTCCGACAAGTACCCGAGGGGGCAGGACGGCCCCGTTCCGCCCGAACCCACCTCCCCGGCTGACGACGCCGCGCTCACAGTGGAGTCACCCGCCGTGATCGAATTGGGCATCACGCCACTGGACGGGAGCGCGCCGAGGACGGCCGCGACCGAGATCGTCGGCTTCGGAGTCGACGACGACCTGCCCGACGACGCCGACGACGTTCCGACGGGGGTGGCGGCGCCCGTAGCGAGTCCGCGGGTCAGCGACGACGAAATTGTCCTCGTCGATGCCGCTCTCGCCGAGGAGCCGCGGCTCGTGATCGAGCGTTACTCGCAGGCGCCGACCCCGGTGGTGAACCGGGTCGGGCGCGGGAGCCGGGTCTTCCGTCTCTGGTTCGCGGTGACGGCATCCGTAGTCAGCGTCGCGGTCGGTGCGCGCCTCGCCTACCTCGGACTCAGCATCCGCCAGGTCGTACTCGTCACCGTGCTCGGCATCGTGCTTTCCCTGATCCCGCTCGGCCTCGGAACCCTGGCCGGCCGGCGAAACGGGCAGTCGATGGTCATGCTGTCGCGGGCAACGTTCGGCGTGATCGGAAACCTCGTTCCCACAGTGTTCGCTCTGCTTGTCCGGATGGCCTGGGGCGCACTGCTCCTCGCCATCCTGGGCCGGGCCGTGACCGCAGCTACGAGCCCGCCGACGCTGGCACGTGGGACCAGGGACGGGTCTGTTCCGCTCCCCGCGCTGGCGGTCCTGATCGTGGCGACCGTGGTCGCGCTCTTCGGCTATGCGCTCATCCGCTCCGTTCAGGCCGTGCTCGCCGTCGCAGGTGCCGCCCTGGTGATCGCGGTGATGGTGCTCTCGGCCGGGCTCGTCGACGTTGGCTCGGCGCTCACTGTTCCGGATGGAAGCGGTTTTACGGTGTTCGGCGGGGTCACCCTCGTGTTCGCCTACCTTGGACTCGCCTGGGCGTCGAGCGGCGCAGACCTTGCACGCTATCAGGGCAGGTCCGGTTCCGGATCGAATGCGGTACTCTGGCTCCTCGCGGGCGTCGGGGTGCCTGCTCTCGTCCTCGCGTGCTGGGGGGCCCTGCTCGTCTCGTCTCAGGGCCAGTGGGGAGCAGACCTCGCCGTCGACCCGGTCGGAACGCTCGCTGCGCTCCTGCCCGCCGGTCTCGAATGGCCCTTGCTTCTGCTCGGAACGGTCACCGTGCTCTCGGCATTGATCCTGACGTTGTACTCGGGCGGCCTTGCGGCCGCGGCGCTGTCCTCGGGGCTCCCGCGGGCCGCGGGTGTCGCTCTCACGGCGATGGGCGCGGCACTACTCCTCCTGCCGTCCGGTGGGCTCGGTGTCCGGGCGGCGTTCCTCACCATGCCACTGACACTCGCGATCCCGGTTGCGGCATGGTCGGGGCTGTTCTCCGCCGAGACGTTCGTGCGGGCCAATCGGTACGACACCCGCAGCCTCCTGAAGCGCGGTGGAGCGTATGCGGACGTGCGCTGGGCCAATCTGGCCGCCTTCGTCGTCTTCAGTGTGATCGGCTGGGGGCTTCTCGTCCCGGGGGAGGGCTTGTCGGCCTGGCAGGGCTACCTCTTTGCACCACTCGGCATCGACCCGGTCGGGGAATTCGCGGCGACGAACCCCGGAGTCCTGATCGTCTTCGCCCTGGGCCTCGCAACACCCCTCCTCGCGGGCATTCCGGCGATCCGCAGGCAGGAGAACGCCAGGACCCCGGCGTCCGCGGGTTGA